The genomic window CTTCAGCCCACAGTCTTCCATTTTcaccacaaattatttttaacaaggacattttaaacaaaaatctcaCTGCTTTAACTCAATGGACTCTTCTCAAACTGTGCAGGAAAAGAACACCATTATCAGACACAGCATCTGGCTGTGCTGTGAAGGTCTGTGGGGACCAGTAAGTTAAAAGATGGAAATACATTAGCTGGGCACAAAAGcatcagtggaagaaaaaaaaaataacactctTTACAGTAATACTGCtctattaaaaattttattttctccattaaaatTCTCCTAGCTCAAACCCTCATAACACTGTTACTTTTGGAAGTACTTTACTTCTGTTCACATTAAATCCCACCCAGGATTGGCCTCAGAAAGCTAGTAGTCATAGCACAAAAGCCTTTTTACTTACCTTTTGCTCTCTTCCACTGCTTTGTCCAAATGCTGGAAGATATCTTGGAGTAAAATGCAGCTGGAGCGACTATTGATGTCATAGCCATATCCTCTCTTCCAGTATTGCTTCAGGTCATTCAGGTATTCCAGTACCTAAAGTTGCAGAGTTCATGAGTTTTTGTTATGACACAGAGGGAAAATCCCACAACCTGGAGCAATGACACTACCACACACTGCAAGAAATCAACAATTCAGCACAACCCGTGtttcccccccaacccccgggGGAGAACATCAAGGCTCCAGTTGAAACCGCTTCagcatgaaacaaaacacaatagATCAGATGGAAGAGCCCCCAAATTCAGCATCTTGTCTCTGATCATGCTCATAATCAGGCCTAGGGAAAACAGCAGGCACACTTCCTCAGACTCCAGTGATTTTCAGCCCAGCGCTTTGAGCCCTAAGGTGGTTTTCTACAAATTTAATAGGCTTTAGTGGATTCTCTCCCACAATAGCCCAATCTCCCCTTTGAGCATACCAAGTTTTAGCCTTAATAGTACCCTGCTCCTTGGCTacacacttaaaataaaaaaaaaaaaacaacagtctGTTGTGAACCTGCCTTCTTCATTTTGTACCTGTTAGGTACTGCACATGACAAGACAATCATTATCTGCCACTTTTAGCATTTCTGATTTTGCCTTATGAAGGTCAGAGATTCTTCGCTTAATTAATCATTCTTCAGATGGAAGCAATCCCATATCCTTATCCGAGCTGGTCTATGTCTACATTCTCGAGATGAGCTCATGTCTCAAAGGTGGAACTGTGCCTTGGATTTATGTAAGGGCACACGATGCTCCcctttctctgttccttttcttaCAATTCCTAGCATTaaagctggggttttgtttttcagtaattttactGTACCTGAGCCAACATTTTAATGGATCTATGCCACCGGAAGTTCAGTTCTCAGTGGCACAAGGGCTCTGAGAGGCGGCCACCTTGTCTACAAAGTTCAACTTCTTATTCCACACATGGTTTCAGAGTGAACACCACCTGCCACTATGTTGCTGTGTAATCCACCCTCACAGGCCCCTCCGCAAAGCCTCTCCAACACCCTGGTTCTTACTATCCCAAGAACTCCATATAATCAGGAAGCTTTCCCACCTCACTGCTaagttatttataaatatattgaacagcACAGGTCTTGGCAGAAGTCCCTCCTCTTTGAGAGGAGCACATTTACTCTTAACTCCACTGCCTACCCTTTAGCCAACCACCCACCCATGCAGGGGCCTCCCTTCTCTCCCGGGTGGCCTAAATTTCCTTAAAAGCCTTGGGGGGGCCTTACTGAGCATGCCAGATAAATGTCATCATTCCTAATCCCCATCTCTCGTGATCCCTTCAAAGGGTACATCAGGTCCTTTTTTGAAAGGAGGGGAATGAACGTAAGTGTCATTTATCTGGGTTCTACTAGTTTTAGGCATTAGGTTGAGATGAGACAGTCCACAAAACCATATAAAAAAGTCTTAGAGGACCTGGAAGACCTAATTTGATGTCCACTGGAATCAAGGCATTTTATCTTATGACTATCAGATGCAAAACAAAGCTGTCCAGAGCATTTCTaatgttaaagaaataaaaacatatagAAATTAAGCACAACAGGAAAAGACTGTTTTAGTCAGGACAAATCAAGACTGCACCAGTATTTAAGTCTGAATGAAGAAGGGCACCTCAGCCTTGCTGCTCGATTAATCCAGAGGAGACCAAAGCAGTGCTTCATTAGACTGAAGAATAAGGGGCACAGAACTTAAAACTTCTGACTGTGCAAAGAGTTAAGGCTGAACACTAAGGCATCTTTGGAAGGCTTCTCAAATCTCTCTCCCATGTAGCACCCACCTTGGCATCTTCTTCACTGAAGAGTGAGCACCATGGGGAAGTCACATTTTTTATAGCCAACTCATATGAGCAGGTGAGAAAAGCGACTTGAACAAGATCTGCAATAAATCCAACAAGCAAGCAAAAGATAAACCGCTGCTACACAAGTAACAACTTTCTCTCAACTGAAATGTAATTACAATTTAGCAATGCAAAGAACATAATCCAATAAATAATTGCCAGTCCAAAGGCCAAGCACCAAAAATAAGCAGTTTACCACAGAATTATTGCGCAGAATCCAAAGTTCAGTGTGCAACCTGCTCATATTATATCGATACAATGGGGAAACGAGAGCGTTTCGCATCAATGCTGCACATTTGCCAATGTACGTGCTATAGGTGTCAACTGCTAGTGCATCCTCATTACCACAAAGGACAGAATAGGCAATACAAGGAAGGCATGTTTGTTCAATGCAGAGCAGTTTTTGACTACCATCACTCATCCCCCACGTTAGGGGCCAAGTTTGAACAGCAGAATGCTGCAACTTTGGGACTGTAGCTTTAGGACATGCTGGAAGTGACAGCAACACCTATTTGGGGAGGCTCCCCCCACTTGACCACACCAGGAAAGCCTGGTGCTTCTCTTCTGGACAACTTCTGTTGTGAAGTTACAACACAGACATACCTGTCCGCCTTTTCCTGAGGTTATTTGTGTGTTTGAATTGTAAATGGTTTTACAAAAGCTGCATCTGCTCAACAGAGCAGAATTAAAAGAATAACACACCCGTATCCCTCCAAACAAAGGTAAAGCTGATTTCATCGGTaggaaagatattttcaaacatctttttcttctgaccACTGACTGACAAGCATTCATTACTGCAACACCAGTACACGTTTGCAGTGTTACGCATTTAATTAGACCAGCGTCTCCAATTTacagcatattttaaattccCTACTCTGCCTAACTACACAGTGTCTCAGAAGTCGTTCTCAGCCAGACTCGGAGCTGAAGCCACCTGTAACAGGCATTCATTACCTGCGTTCAGCTCCTCCACCGGCAGACACAAGGCACTCGCCACCTTCTTCAAGACCTTCCTCATCTCCGGCCCCTCTTTGAAGGCATTCACCTGGCACATCGCCGCGTCGTTCTCTTCCACCAAAGCAACGAACTTGGCGCAGTAATCGAAAAAGCGCATCAAGGAATCATTAACTTCAACTTCCacctctgaaaagcaaatgcaagcCTCAGGGAAGCGCCAGCGGGAAGCATCGCCGCACCCCAAGGGTCCTGGGGCCCGGTCACTCAGCCACCCTCCCGGGGACGGCACCCCCCCACCGCAGGGGTATCCCTGCAGGGGCACGCAGAGTGCAGGGTCCCTCTCAGCCCGGGGATGGGGGACATGGGACTGCCCTCACGGCTTCCCTCTGCGCGGGGGCCGCGGGAGGAGCCGGGGCTCCCTCAGGGAAGTGCGTGGGTGCTCGGGGTGGTCCGGGCTTACCGTGGCCGCCGAGGCTGAGGGAAGGCCCGAGCCCGTCGCGGAAGGCGGCGCCGCTCTGCAGGCAGCGGTGCTTGGAGCTGCTGGCCAGCAccaggcggcggcgggcggcgaaGAGGGCCGGGAAGCGGGCGGCCAAGCGGCGGGCCAGGTGCTCCATGTCGCGCCGGCCCTGCGGCGCCAGCTGCCCGTCGAGGCTCTCCTCGTACCACATCTGCCAGGCGGccagggcggcggcggcggggcaggcggcggcggggcggcggctgAGGCGGGCGTGCAGCTCGCCCAGGCGGCGGATCTGCCCGGCCGTGGGGTAGCGGGTGCCGTGGCGGAGCAAGGCGCGGAGCTGCAGCGGCGCGcaggcggcgggcggccgcgaCCCGCCCGCGGCGGGACCCAGCGACAGCGAGTCGCGCACCAGGTGCGGGTTCACCTCCTCGTAGCGGGACTTAGTGCCGAAGTAGCTGCTCAAGCCCGCGCTCGCCACCgcgggcagcagcaggaggaggaggagggcggggGAGAGCGCGGCGGCCGCCCGGCGCAGCGCCATGGCAGCAACTGCGCGGCTGCCGCAGGAAGAGGCGGGGCGGAGCCGCCCCCTCTCGCCTGCCCCTCGCCGCGGGGGCCGCGCCTCAGGCAGGGCCGCTGCCGGGTGGGCGCGCGGCCGAGAGGCGGGAGCCGTGAGGTGCCCCCGggtctctgcctcctccccgcTTCGCCCGGGTCGGCGGCTCCCCTCAAGCCGGGCTACTTCGCAGCGCTGCCCCCCTATGTTAAAACCCTGCCTTTTTGAGTCATCAAAGCCCCCGATTCTCGTCGTGCCTCATTGTTCCTGCCCCCCGTGGGCACCCGGCAGGCCAGGGGGCTGCCCCGGGTGAAGCAGGGGGAGGCGGCAGCTCCCCTAAGGCCTTCACccacttgggaaaaaaagtggtttttttgaTCCACTGAAGGCCCCTCACAATGCTAAAGACCCTTATCCTCATCCCGCCTTGCACCCACTTTGGCAGAGCTTGGCCTCCAACACGGGATGCCTCGTCCTCCTCCACACCGGCTGATGCGCTGGGTGAGTGAAGTTAAGAAGGGGCTTTCGAGGGCATTTTTGGCTCCTTTTGCCCAAAAGCTGTCGAATTCTGCAGCAATGTTGCTTCGAGGGGGATTGTGGGTCGCTGCTGTCAGGGATTGCACCGCAGGTCAAGGGCAGTGTGGGTCATCAGGGTTTTTTAACATGGCTTATGCGTTCCCAGCAGGAGCCGGTTCAGGTGGAAATAGGCAGCTATGGAAACGTCAGACGAGCGGGAGCATGAAGTTTGCAGCCCGTGATGCTTCCAGTCAGGAGTGGTGTCCAGAGAGCCACCAGTACCGGTATAATCCTCACATCCTGCTGGCATTGCTGGCAGCATGTCATGAATGCATTGTAATGACCTATCCAGAAAAGCTTAGAAAGGCTTAGAAAAGCTAAGAGTAAAAAGGCATCCTGTAGAAAAGCCTGAGCGTGATGGTGATGCGTTGGGTTATAAAACAGCTTGGGCAAAAGCGTAAGCAAAACATCCCCAGTGCTGATGATACCCGTTCTCAAGAAAATCCTCGCTGCTAAATAGGTAACAGCTTGTAGCTAAGGAAACTGAGTTATTTGTAGGAGAAGCAGGGCTTGAggtaaacaaaaatatctgaagtcTCAGGAAAAGGACTTAGCTTTTGGCCCACGTGTCCTGGGGAGACCCATGTTTTATACACAGAAAGGTCAGGTATTTTACTCTCTGCCTACACAGTCAGGCTGTTGCTCACATAGTTGAGTTTTCACTGAATAAATGGATTTTCATAGTATATTTAGTCAACTGGTGAAATTCTGTCGGGAAGTATATATCCCACCCACCTCCCACCTCATCAATAACCAAAACAAAGTGTTAATGCAATGATATGCAATGGCTCAAACAGCTAGGATAGGCAAAGCCTTGAAAGGtgagagaggaaggggaaagaaaagtatAGGAATAAATAAGTGTTTTAAAGCTTCTGGGTGAAGTTATGGACTCTGTGTTAAACCCGAGTGGTGTGACTTAGCTGCCTCGGTGATATTGTGCAGGGCTACTTGCCATGTTTCCTGGTGGCTGGGGGAAAGGAAATAGTACAGTATGCAAAGTAAATTATCGTGTTGAAGGCTTTGGCTCAACCCTCTGTAGTGGGAAAGGTTACTTCTTACCAAGCATAACAGAGACTTTTGGGGTATATAGCAAGAATTGTTGACAGTGAGGATTTTGTTGCGTATGTTTCATAGGGATGCAACTTATAAGGGGTTAGATTTGTGATCTCTTAATACCTAGTAGCAAGTATGTCAGCTGTGAACAGATTGATCTCACTTGAGAGGTAATGCACTCAGATGTTCTGTCCCGGCTTCTCTTCCAGCTGCATCTTCGTTGCAGCGCAAAGTACTCCATTGTTTCTCTCGCAGTTTGTGGCCTGTTGGTCTGAGCCTTGCACAGCATGGTGCTTTTCCTGCACTGGGATCTCGAGGCAGTTGTAGGTAAGTACCAAACAAGTACAGTGCTGAGAGGCAGACAGGTTTGGTGCTCATAACCtaagtttaatttctgtctCCTCTTTAGAGATCAGATATATTCAAAACGGTAACTTCAGGAAAGAGGAACAAAGTCCGATTCTCCATAAGGACACAACGGGTAGTTTTGAACAAACACATACAAACCTAACAGTATGTCTCCAGTTCTCCACAGGATATGGCCAATTcctagatttttctttcctatttaaaatattccaaggAGTCTTTTCATGCACAAGGTGATCTTACACCAGTGTTCTTCATACCAGTTTCTATCATTGCATGTAGCACCGAGACCCTACTGCTATCTTTAAGCTATGCTAAAGGATCTGAAAGAAGGGGGAACAATCCCATAGTGATTCAGAAGACGATCTCCTAGTAGAGAGGTGGAACACCCACTGTGCCTCATTTTAATTGCTAGCACATTAAACAGATAAACAAACTCTTAACAACTGCATTTGCATTTCACTGGTCATGGAGCTGTGCTGGAAAGGGCTCtgttaaacacagaaaatgtaagTTTGTGCAAGAAGGTGAGGCTTAACAagttattctttttaaaaaaaggacacTGTCTACTATAAAACAGTGGTAATTCAAAATGAGTAGACAAAAGTGTTTTGATCATTTATCTAGTACAACTCTTTCAGATGTAAATGGTTCCCCAAAAATTATTGCTGGAAGCTTTCCAATTTTACAAGGCTGGACTAAATTTGTAAGTAAGCATTTCAAGACCAGTGCAGAGAATTAATTTGGATTTCAGTTTGAAAAGAGGTCCAGAGGGGGAAAATGCAAATGTGCCATTATAATTTCATATGATCTTCTTTAGTTTATATCAGGCACATCTAACCACAAGTCGTTTCTAGCACATCATCTTTTGAGGG from Phalacrocorax carbo chromosome 13, bPhaCar2.1, whole genome shotgun sequence includes these protein-coding regions:
- the MINPP1 gene encoding multiple inositol polyphosphate phosphatase 1; translation: MALRRAAAALSPALLLLLLLPAVASAGLSSYFGTKSRYEEVNPHLVRDSLSLGPAAGGSRPPAACAPLQLRALLRHGTRYPTAGQIRRLGELHARLSRRPAAACPAAAALAAWQMWYEESLDGQLAPQGRRDMEHLARRLAARFPALFAARRRLVLASSSKHRCLQSGAAFRDGLGPSLSLGGHEVEVEVNDSLMRFFDYCAKFVALVEENDAAMCQVNAFKEGPEMRKVLKKVASALCLPVEELNADLVQVAFLTCSYELAIKNVTSPWCSLFSEEDAKVLEYLNDLKQYWKRGYGYDINSRSSCILLQDIFQHLDKAVEESKSSKPISSPLIVQVGHAETLQPLLALMGFFKDDEPLRANNYVRQMHRKFRSGRIVPYAANLVFVLYHCDQVKTSKEEYQVQMLLNEKLMSFHHSNKTISTYADLKDYYKDILENCHFKEECELPKVNITAVDEL